CTTACGAGAACGGAGAAGAAGTGAACGAATTAATCATTAAATAAAAAGAAATGCAATTATCAAAAACCGAAGAACAACTTATGGAATATCTGTGGAAAAAGGAAAAGGCTTTTATGAAAGACCTGCTGGAAGCCTATCCTGAGCCGAAACCGGCAACGACCACGATTGCAACACTTTTAAAACGAATGTCCGACAAAGGCTTTGTGGCTTACAAAGAATACGGAAAATCAAGGGAGTATTATCCGTTAGTAAAAAAAACGGATTATTTCTCCAAACATGTCAACAACATCATTAAGGACTTCTTCAACAATTCGGCCGCTCAGTTTGCTTCTTTTTTCACAAAAGAAACCAATATGACGGAAAAAGAATTGGAAGAACTAAAGAAAATCGTAGATCAGGAACTTCAAAAAAAGAAAAAATGACACCGCATTTCATCAAATCCGGCCTGTGCCTGTGCTGTTTATTAGTTGTTTATCATTTTCTGTTAAGCAAAGAAAAGATGTATCACTTTAACCGTTTCTACCTGTTAACAGCTATTGTATTCAGCCTTTTAATCCCTTTCAATACCCTGACGGAAACCGTTTCGGCTGCAGCCAAAACACCGGTAGTCACAGCGGCATTATATGCCAGAGCGATAGCCGATGATTCTTTCCTGAATTTAGAAAACGGGCTTATAGCGGTTTACCTGTTTGTATCGGGCTTACTGTTCTTTCGTTTTACGATGAACCTCAACTCCTTATTCCGAAAAATACGATCCGGCGAACAGATCAAACAGGATTCCCGGACACTGGTCCTGATTCCGGATAAAGTGCTGCCATTCACTTTTTTGCATTATATTTTTATCAATAAAAAGCAAATCCGTAAAAACAAGATTGAACCGGAATTACTGCTTCATGAAACAGCACATGCCAGACAAATGCACAGCCTGGATATTCTTTTTATCGAGCTGCTTCAGATCTTTTTATGGTTCCAGCCATTATTGTATTTCTATAAAAAAGCCATCCGCTTAAATCATGAGTTCCTGGCAGATGAAGCGGTAACGCAAAAGCATACCGAAGTAACCGATTATCAGAATTTAATTCTTTCCAAGGTTGCTACCGAAAAGCCTATGGCACTCACCAGTAATTTAGCCTATTTAGTAACCAAAAAACGTTTCATTATGATGACCAAAACATCGCCCCCGCTCCGGCTGACCCTTATCAAGTTATGCATGATTCCGTTAATGTCCGGAATGGTATTCCTTTTCAGCACTAAAGTTGTGGCTCAGGAGAAACCAGCTGCCAAGACCACAAAAAACAATGGCAGCAAACCTTTACCACCATCTACGCCACCTACACCGCCGCCAGCCCCGCAGTTGCCGCCACCGCCGCCACCTGTTGAAGCAAGGCCCAAAAAAGCAGCATCGAAAAACGGTAAAGCAGAACTGCCACCACCGCCACCGCCACGGGAAAGTTCTAAAAAGACGACCTCAAACAACGGCAAAGACAAACTATTACCGCCACCGCCACCAGCCGAACCAAGGCCTAAAAAGACGGCATTAAATGAGTTCCCGTCACCACCGGCTCCCGGAACAACAATTCCGGAGTTTGCGGGCGGCATGACTGCCTGGAATGTATATGTGCAAAAGAATCTTAAAATACCGGAAAACTTTCCAAAAAGTGATACTCCGCAACGTATCGCTGTTCGGTTTGTGGTCGAAAAAGATGGCAGTACTTCCAATGTTGCGATTGTTAAAGACCCGACCAATATAATGAAAGAATCGATTACCGCCCTTATTGAAAGCAGTCCGAAATGGGTGCCCGGAAAATCAGAAGGGAAAGCGATAAGAAGTGAATTCTATCTGCCGTTAATGGTGCTACATAAATAAGAGAACAGGCCGGTTTGTCGTAACACAGGTTGCGATAAACAGTATGATCCGCTTCGATTGAAGCGGATTTTCTTTTTTGTAACCTAAAATAAATCAGCTTTTTACAACAATCTATACTTTTTGGCGTTAAATTTGCACAATCATCATCAATCAAAATCATCAATCATGTTAAAACGTTTTTTTATCCTGTGCTCCGGTGCAGACAAAAATCTTATTGCTACCTGTAGCGATGGCGAACAAAACAAGTATGCCGGAATAGGCGCTACGGTATTCTTCACCGCAGTAATGGCCGTTATTGCCAGCAGTTATGCCCTTTACACTGTTTTCGACAACATTTACACCGCCACTTTCTTTGGATTGGTCTGGGGATTGCTGATTTTTAACCTGGATCGTTTTATTGTGTCGACCATCAGGAAAAGAGAGCGTTTCTGGAGCGAATTTTTGCAGGCAACACCCCGAATTATCCTGGCAATGATTATTGCTATTGTTATTTCAAAACCATTGGAGATCAAGATATTTGAGAAGGAGATCAATACGGTTTTGCTTAAGGAAAAGAATGCAATGGCATTGGCCAATAAAAAAGAGGTTGCTAATTATTATCAAACAGATGTAACCAAAAACCAGGCAGGAATTGACAGCTTAAAGTCGGAAATACTTAAAAAAGAAAAAGAGGTAAATGCGCTTTATGCGACCTATATCACGGAAGCCGAAGGTACAAAAGGCACTATGAAATTGGGCAAAGGTCCTGTTTATAAAGAGAAAAGGGAGAAACACGATGCCGCTTTAAAGGCATTGGACGATTTGCGCAAAGGTAATCTGGCCAAGATTGCCGAAAAGGAAGCAAAAGCCAAAACGCTGCAGGCGGATCTGGATAAAAAAGTAACCGAAACACAGCCTATAATTGACGGCTTTGACGGTTTAATGGCTCGTATCAATGCGTTGAACAAACTGCCAAGCCTTCCTTCTTTATTTATCATGTTATTGTTTTTAGCCATCGAAACCTCTCCTATTATCGCCAAACTATTATCCCCTAAAGGTGAATATGATTTTAAACTGGAAGACGACGAAACGGCTTTAAAAACGCATATCGAGCAGAACAACTACCAACGCAGTCTGCAAAAACAGACGGATGCTTCCATTTATGACAAGGTTTATGCCGATATTAAAGATGAGAAAGGCATCTACGATTATAAAAAGAAACGGGCTTTGGAACTTTTAGAGTTACAGGCCGACACCTATGTTGAAAAACAGAAAAAAGTAATGTAAATAAAAAAGCTCCTTTAATAAGGAGCTTTTTTATTATTATATCATCAGATCAGGCCGATTCGATCCGTATGGACATCCAGGATGCTTCCAGTATCAGGTTATCCCCTACATAAGCTTTTCCGGATTGTTTGATGATCTTTTCACTCATTCGCTGTATCGCAATGATATATTTTACCTGCTCGCCATACTGCACACCTTTGTAAAACTGCGCACTCTCGATCTGTGCTAATGCAAAAACACCTTTCGAAACACCTAATAATCGTACACCCGCTCCGCCACATTGTGCCATTGACTCAACAAGAATCGTTGCAGGAATATAGGGCATTGCAGGAAAACTTCCTTTGAGAAAAGCATTCATCTCTTCTTTAAAGGTATACACTCCGGTAATTTCCTTTTCGTTTGCCGAAAGGATCTCGTCTACAAATAAAAACGGAGCCCGGTGCGGTATCAGTTCTTCGACGTTCTTAGGTTTTTCCATAACATACAGTTTACAGATAGGTTAAAATCTCTTTTTTAAAAGCATCATATTCTCCCTGAAGGATCAATCCGTTGTCCAATAGTTTCTTATAGTTTTGAAGCTTTTCGAAAAGCTCTTCTTTGGACAATTCACTCAGTTTTTTGTCACCCGATGCCGCTGGCGCAGGTACCGGTTCTGCTACAGGTTCCTGAAACGTAACCGGAGCTACCGGCATTATTTCGGCAAAGCTGGTTACTTCTTCTGCTTCCATTTCTTCCACTTCTTCTTCTTCCTGTACCGGTTCAATGATAACCGCATCTTCCACTACTGGTGCCGTTGGGGCAACCGATTGGGCATTTACAGTATTCGTTTTTAAAGCATCCAATTGCTCTTTGGCAAAAGTATACAGTTTGCGTGCCTGGTTTTTCGGGATATAATCAATCGAAATGGTCAGTTCGCTTTTGGTTGCAAACGAGAATTCCGACCCGAGGATGTTTTCTTTTACAAATGTTCCGGTTATATCGTCCCAGTCATAATCTACAAAATCCATGGATAATCCTAAATTTTTAGGACGGCACATAATAATCCGTTTATTCGTTACCACGATACTATCCGGAAATACCGTTATGGCCGGTTTTTTCTGTACTCCTATATATCCTACTTCTTCATTTTTCATCAACAAATCCTGTAATTTGGAGGTGATTTTCTCTATCGCTTTAGGATCCTGATCTTCGTTTAAAAATTTTTTAATTTGATCTTTCATATAATCGTTACTTTTTAATCTTGTGCTGTCTGCCCTTTCAGGCAATTTGTTTTGAATTCATTTTCAGGCTGTAAAGTTGCAAAGTCCTTTTGAAATTATCTAATTTTCAGCCTGATTAATTTCACTTTGAATTTTCTTTGTCAGACTGTTAAATACCAAATCATAGGAATGTGCAATTAATTCCCTTACAAACTTATCGGTTAGTTCCTTATTGACGGCAACCGTATTCCAATGCACTTTACTCATGTGAAAACCCGGTTTGATGTCGTCATATTGCCCCCGCAATTCTTGTGCCCTTTCCGGATCACATTTTAAATTTATGGACGGATTTCCGTTTTCCCACTCTTTTAACGAGGCAAGCGCAAACATTTTGCCGCCTACTTTAAATACCAAAGTGTCTTCATCAAAAGGAAAATGTTCGGTTACTCCTTTTTTTGACAGACAATACTCATAATACGCCTGAATA
This region of Flavobacterium inviolabile genomic DNA includes:
- a CDS encoding BlaI/MecI/CopY family transcriptional regulator, with the protein product MQLSKTEEQLMEYLWKKEKAFMKDLLEAYPEPKPATTTIATLLKRMSDKGFVAYKEYGKSREYYPLVKKTDYFSKHVNNIIKDFFNNSAAQFASFFTKETNMTEKELEELKKIVDQELQKKKK
- a CDS encoding M56 family metallopeptidase: MTPHFIKSGLCLCCLLVVYHFLLSKEKMYHFNRFYLLTAIVFSLLIPFNTLTETVSAAAKTPVVTAALYARAIADDSFLNLENGLIAVYLFVSGLLFFRFTMNLNSLFRKIRSGEQIKQDSRTLVLIPDKVLPFTFLHYIFINKKQIRKNKIEPELLLHETAHARQMHSLDILFIELLQIFLWFQPLLYFYKKAIRLNHEFLADEAVTQKHTEVTDYQNLILSKVATEKPMALTSNLAYLVTKKRFIMMTKTSPPLRLTLIKLCMIPLMSGMVFLFSTKVVAQEKPAAKTTKNNGSKPLPPSTPPTPPPAPQLPPPPPPVEARPKKAASKNGKAELPPPPPPRESSKKTTSNNGKDKLLPPPPPAEPRPKKTALNEFPSPPAPGTTIPEFAGGMTAWNVYVQKNLKIPENFPKSDTPQRIAVRFVVEKDGSTSNVAIVKDPTNIMKESITALIESSPKWVPGKSEGKAIRSEFYLPLMVLHK
- a CDS encoding DUF4407 domain-containing protein — translated: MLKRFFILCSGADKNLIATCSDGEQNKYAGIGATVFFTAVMAVIASSYALYTVFDNIYTATFFGLVWGLLIFNLDRFIVSTIRKRERFWSEFLQATPRIILAMIIAIVISKPLEIKIFEKEINTVLLKEKNAMALANKKEVANYYQTDVTKNQAGIDSLKSEILKKEKEVNALYATYITEAEGTKGTMKLGKGPVYKEKREKHDAALKALDDLRKGNLAKIAEKEAKAKTLQADLDKKVTETQPIIDGFDGLMARINALNKLPSLPSLFIMLLFLAIETSPIIAKLLSPKGEYDFKLEDDETALKTHIEQNNYQRSLQKQTDASIYDKVYADIKDEKGIYDYKKKRALELLELQADTYVEKQKKVM
- a CDS encoding 3-hydroxyacyl-ACP dehydratase FabZ family protein encodes the protein MEKPKNVEELIPHRAPFLFVDEILSANEKEITGVYTFKEEMNAFLKGSFPAMPYIPATILVESMAQCGGAGVRLLGVSKGVFALAQIESAQFYKGVQYGEQVKYIIAIQRMSEKIIKQSGKAYVGDNLILEASWMSIRIESA
- a CDS encoding PH domain-containing protein, whose translation is MKDQIKKFLNEDQDPKAIEKITSKLQDLLMKNEEVGYIGVQKKPAITVFPDSIVVTNKRIIMCRPKNLGLSMDFVDYDWDDITGTFVKENILGSEFSFATKSELTISIDYIPKNQARKLYTFAKEQLDALKTNTVNAQSVAPTAPVVEDAVIIEPVQEEEEVEEMEAEEVTSFAEIMPVAPVTFQEPVAEPVPAPAASGDKKLSELSKEELFEKLQNYKKLLDNGLILQGEYDAFKKEILTYL
- a CDS encoding MmcQ/YjbR family DNA-binding protein, whose amino-acid sequence is MDIQAYYEYCLSKKGVTEHFPFDEDTLVFKVGGKMFALASLKEWENGNPSINLKCDPERAQELRGQYDDIKPGFHMSKVHWNTVAVNKELTDKFVRELIAHSYDLVFNSLTKKIQSEINQAEN